One Streptomyces sp. NBC_00554 DNA segment encodes these proteins:
- a CDS encoding thioesterase family protein, with the protein MTAEAPIAPAIAYGRLIPVTVHFDDLDALGLLHNARYPVLVERAWTALWNERGFGGYEGDWEAAGDFCNAVKELRISYEAPVNRPGAYAVHLWLERLGTTGLTYGFRFCSDDGALTYAHGTRVLVRLDAGTLRPAPWSDPFRAVGRELLRSAG; encoded by the coding sequence GTGACCGCCGAAGCCCCGATCGCCCCTGCCATTGCGTACGGGCGGCTCATACCCGTCACCGTCCACTTCGACGACCTCGACGCGCTCGGACTGCTCCACAACGCCCGCTACCCGGTGCTGGTCGAGCGCGCCTGGACGGCGCTGTGGAACGAGCGGGGCTTCGGCGGCTACGAGGGCGACTGGGAGGCCGCGGGCGACTTCTGCAACGCGGTCAAGGAGCTGCGGATCAGCTACGAGGCCCCGGTGAACCGTCCCGGCGCGTACGCTGTCCACCTCTGGCTGGAGCGGCTCGGGACGACCGGACTGACGTACGGCTTCCGCTTCTGCTCGGACGATGGCGCGCTGACGTACGCGCACGGCACGCGGGTGCTTGTCCGGCTGGACGCCGGGACGCTGCGCCCGGCGCCCTGGAGCGACCCGTTCAGGGCCGTGGGTCGGGAACTGCTGCGCTCGGCGGGCTGA
- a CDS encoding uracil-xanthine permease family protein: MDLGVRWKLHGDGRTPAPGAVVRPDERLSWPRTFGLGAQHVVAMFGASFVAPVLMGLDPNLAIMMSGVATVIFLLATRGRVPSYLGCSLSFVGVAAVIRAQGGTSATVTGAVFVVGVALFLVGLAVQRFGARIIHAAMPPIVTGAVVMLIGFNLAPVTASTYWPQDQWTALLVMAFTGLAVVCLRGFWSRIAIFLGLIFGYGISWAFDRIFGRIHSVDASGKLTDHWRLDLSGVGKADWIGLPSFHGPSFQWSAILVALPVVIALVAENAGHVKAVGEMTGDPLDDKLGTAISADGVASMLSTAVGGPPNTTYSENIGVMAATRVYSTAAYWAAAGFALLFGLCPKFGAIVAAIPGGVLGGITVILYGMIGLLGAQIWLNARVDLRNPLNLVPAAAGIIIGVGNVTMTFTDTFSLSGIALGTVVVITGYHALRAMAPAHLKTQEPLLDEGTSSYDKDSDKDSSQGSGQGSQVAKS, translated from the coding sequence ATGGACCTCGGCGTGCGTTGGAAACTGCACGGCGACGGGCGAACGCCCGCCCCCGGAGCGGTCGTCCGCCCCGATGAACGCCTCTCCTGGCCGCGCACCTTCGGGCTCGGCGCCCAGCATGTGGTGGCCATGTTCGGGGCGTCCTTCGTCGCACCCGTCCTGATGGGCCTGGACCCGAACCTCGCGATCATGATGTCCGGCGTCGCGACGGTCATCTTCCTGCTGGCCACCCGCGGCCGCGTGCCCAGTTACCTCGGCTGCTCGCTCTCCTTCGTCGGCGTCGCCGCGGTGATCCGCGCGCAGGGCGGCACCAGCGCGACGGTGACGGGCGCGGTCTTCGTCGTGGGCGTGGCGCTGTTCCTGGTGGGTCTCGCGGTGCAGCGGTTCGGGGCGCGCATCATCCACGCCGCGATGCCCCCGATCGTGACCGGCGCGGTCGTCATGCTGATCGGCTTCAACCTGGCGCCGGTGACCGCGTCCACGTACTGGCCGCAGGACCAGTGGACGGCGCTGCTCGTGATGGCGTTCACCGGTCTGGCCGTCGTCTGCCTGCGTGGTTTCTGGTCACGGATCGCGATCTTCCTGGGCCTGATCTTCGGGTACGGGATCTCCTGGGCCTTCGACCGGATCTTCGGCCGGATCCACTCGGTGGACGCGAGCGGCAAGCTCACCGACCACTGGCGCCTGGACCTCTCGGGCGTGGGCAAGGCGGACTGGATCGGCCTGCCCTCCTTCCACGGCCCGTCCTTCCAGTGGTCGGCGATCCTCGTCGCGCTGCCCGTCGTCATCGCCCTTGTCGCCGAGAACGCGGGCCATGTGAAGGCCGTCGGCGAGATGACCGGCGACCCGCTGGACGACAAGCTGGGCACCGCGATCTCCGCGGACGGCGTCGCATCGATGCTCTCCACGGCGGTCGGCGGCCCGCCCAACACCACGTACTCCGAGAACATCGGCGTGATGGCCGCGACCCGCGTCTACTCGACGGCCGCCTACTGGGCAGCCGCGGGCTTCGCCCTCCTCTTCGGCCTCTGCCCCAAGTTCGGCGCGATCGTCGCGGCGATCCCGGGCGGTGTCCTCGGCGGCATCACCGTCATCCTGTACGGCATGATCGGCCTGCTCGGTGCCCAGATCTGGCTCAACGCCCGGGTGGACCTGCGCAATCCGCTGAACCTGGTGCCGGCCGCCGCGGGCATCATCATCGGCGTCGGCAACGTGACCATGACGTTCACGGACACCTTCTCGCTGAGCGGGATCGCGCTCGGCACGGTCGTCGTGATCACCGGGTACCACGCGCTGCGGGCGATGGCTCCGGCCCACCTCAAGACGCAGGAGCCGCTGCTCGACGAGGGCACCTCGTCCTACGACAAGGACTCGGACAAGGATTCCAGCCAGGGCTCCGGCCAGGGTTCTCAGGTCGCCAAGTCGTAG
- the ribH gene encoding 6,7-dimethyl-8-ribityllumazine synthase — MSGKGAPELSVRNCGDLRVAVIAAQWHEKVMDGLVDGALRALHELGIDEPTLLRVPGSFELPVVAKVLAGRGYDAIVALGVVIRGGTPHFEYVCQGVTQGLTQVSIDTGVPIGFGVLTCDTEEQALDRAGIEGSNEDKGHEAVTAAVATAATLRSVSEPWR; from the coding sequence GTGAGCGGCAAGGGTGCACCTGAACTGTCCGTACGCAACTGCGGCGACCTGCGCGTCGCGGTCATCGCGGCACAGTGGCACGAAAAGGTGATGGACGGCCTCGTCGACGGCGCGCTGCGCGCCCTGCACGAGCTGGGAATCGACGAGCCGACCCTCCTTCGGGTGCCCGGCAGCTTCGAGCTCCCGGTCGTCGCGAAGGTCCTCGCGGGCCGCGGATACGACGCCATCGTCGCGCTCGGCGTCGTCATCCGCGGCGGCACACCCCACTTCGAGTACGTGTGCCAGGGCGTCACCCAGGGCCTCACCCAGGTCTCCATCGACACCGGTGTCCCCATCGGCTTCGGCGTGCTGACCTGCGACACCGAGGAGCAGGCCCTCGACCGCGCGGGCATCGAGGGCTCCAACGAGGACAAGGGACACGAGGCGGTGACGGCCGCCGTGGCGACCGCGGCCACCCTCCGCTCAGTATCTGAACCCTGGCGCTGA
- a CDS encoding phosphoribosyl-ATP diphosphatase — MSNKTFEELFTELQQKAATGDPATSRTAELVGKGVHAIGKKVVEEAAEVWMAAEYEGKEAAAEEISQLLYHVQVMMVARGISLDDVYAHL; from the coding sequence ATGTCCAATAAGACGTTCGAGGAGCTCTTCACCGAGCTCCAGCAGAAGGCCGCCACCGGCGATCCCGCCACTTCGCGCACCGCCGAGCTGGTCGGCAAGGGCGTCCATGCCATCGGCAAGAAGGTCGTCGAAGAGGCCGCCGAAGTATGGATGGCCGCCGAGTACGAGGGCAAGGAAGCCGCCGCCGAGGAGATCTCGCAGCTGCTCTACCACGTTCAGGTGATGATGGTCGCGCGTGGGATCTCCCTCGACGACGTGTACGCCCACCTCTGA
- a CDS encoding ROK family transcriptional regulator, translating to MPASPSTARAINDRLALRLMQQEGPLTAGQLKQLTGLSRPSVADLVERLAAAGLIAVVGESGSQRRGPNARLYGIVADRAHLAALDVRTEGVSVVVSDLLGTELARASVPITDDAGTGPAVEQAVALVERVAKEAGAERLHTVGIGAPGLIDPSTGELRDSSGLPEWHRRLVAALQERLPAARVLVENETNLAALAEQRDGAAGDRDTFVLLWLGHGTGAAVVLDGALRRGASGGTGEIGFLPVPGTATLPSATDCEGGFHSLAGAAAIAGLAAQYDLVAEEVPHEPYAAALVRKAVGAHAEEPAGRFLDALADRLAIGAASVVAVLDPGCVVLGGEVGQAGGDVLAALVAERLVWMSPLPVEVRASVLGGGAVLRGALLTARDGAQDELFAPPVR from the coding sequence ATGCCCGCATCTCCGAGCACCGCCCGGGCCATCAACGACCGCCTCGCCCTGCGCCTCATGCAGCAGGAGGGCCCTTTGACGGCAGGGCAGTTGAAGCAGCTCACCGGACTGTCCCGGCCCAGCGTCGCCGACCTCGTCGAGCGCCTCGCCGCCGCCGGGCTGATCGCGGTGGTGGGGGAGTCGGGGTCGCAGCGGCGCGGTCCGAACGCGCGGTTGTACGGGATCGTCGCCGACCGGGCGCATCTGGCCGCCCTCGACGTCCGCACCGAGGGCGTCTCCGTGGTCGTCTCCGACCTGCTCGGCACCGAACTCGCGCGGGCTTCGGTGCCCATCACGGACGACGCGGGCACCGGGCCGGCCGTCGAGCAGGCGGTGGCGCTGGTGGAGCGCGTGGCCAAGGAGGCCGGAGCCGAGCGGCTGCACACGGTCGGCATCGGCGCCCCCGGCCTCATCGACCCCTCCACCGGCGAACTCCGCGACTCCTCCGGCCTCCCCGAGTGGCACCGCCGCCTGGTCGCCGCTCTCCAGGAACGCCTTCCCGCCGCCCGCGTCCTGGTCGAGAACGAGACGAACCTCGCCGCCCTCGCCGAACAGCGCGACGGCGCCGCCGGCGACCGCGACACCTTCGTGCTGCTGTGGCTCGGCCACGGCACCGGCGCGGCCGTCGTCCTCGACGGCGCCCTGCGCCGCGGTGCCTCCGGTGGCACCGGCGAGATCGGCTTCCTGCCGGTGCCGGGTACCGCGACCCTGCCGTCGGCGACGGACTGCGAGGGCGGCTTCCACTCGCTCGCCGGGGCGGCGGCGATCGCGGGACTCGCTGCGCAGTACGACCTCGTGGCGGAGGAGGTGCCGCACGAGCCCTACGCGGCGGCGCTGGTGAGGAAGGCGGTCGGTGCGCACGCGGAGGAGCCCGCCGGGCGTTTCCTCGATGCCCTCGCCGACCGCCTCGCCATCGGTGCCGCCTCCGTCGTCGCCGTGCTGGACCCCGGCTGCGTGGTCCTGGGCGGTGAGGTCGGGCAGGCCGGTGGGGACGTACTCGCCGCGCTGGTCGCGGAGCGGCTCGTATGGATGTCTCCGTTGCCCGTGGAGGTGCGCGCGAGCGTGCTGGGCGGGGGCGCGGTGCTGCGCGGCGCGCTGCTCACGGCGCGCGACGGCGCACAGGACGAACTGTTCGCGCCGCCCGTCCGGTAA
- a CDS encoding nicotinamide mononucleotide transporter family protein, giving the protein MNWLNSEAFTLFDQHIKWSDMIGNTIGLVALALGWRRSIWTWPVQFLSGVILLAAFATAHLSGSAGKQVVVMVVAAWGWWQWNRGKGQAQDGSIAVRFATWRERGALLGAAAVGTLAVGLLFKAYPTLSWDPWPDAYIFVGTIVAMYAQARGMVEFWFAWLLVDLVGVPLNFANGFAFSGFVYVVYGALVLWGMRDWWLRSRKAGQPVLEGAPA; this is encoded by the coding sequence GTGAACTGGCTCAACTCCGAGGCCTTCACGCTCTTCGACCAGCACATCAAGTGGTCGGACATGATCGGCAACACCATCGGGCTGGTCGCCCTCGCGCTCGGCTGGCGGCGCTCGATCTGGACCTGGCCCGTCCAGTTCCTGTCCGGTGTCATCCTCCTCGCGGCCTTCGCCACGGCCCACCTGTCCGGCAGCGCCGGCAAGCAGGTCGTCGTCATGGTCGTCGCCGCGTGGGGCTGGTGGCAGTGGAACCGCGGCAAGGGGCAGGCGCAGGACGGCTCCATCGCCGTACGGTTCGCCACCTGGCGCGAACGCGGCGCGCTGCTCGGCGCGGCCGCAGTGGGCACCCTCGCGGTCGGCCTCCTGTTCAAGGCATACCCGACCCTCTCCTGGGACCCTTGGCCGGACGCCTACATCTTCGTCGGCACCATCGTCGCCATGTACGCGCAGGCGCGCGGCATGGTCGAGTTCTGGTTCGCCTGGCTGCTGGTCGACCTGGTGGGCGTCCCGCTCAACTTCGCCAACGGCTTCGCCTTCTCCGGTTTCGTCTACGTCGTCTACGGCGCGCTCGTCCTGTGGGGCATGCGCGACTGGTGGCTGCGCTCCCGCAAGGCCGGGCAGCCCGTCCTGGAAGGAGCCCCGGCATGA
- a CDS encoding alginate lyase family protein, which translates to MSARPRLGVVLAAVVTLAAVVVPSAAAHAAPKVPKTAVLDGARLQQTKVRLDRGDPQLKRTLGYLTARADKWLDQGPWTVVDKPRPAPSGDVHDYLSQAPYWWPSQPKTADNPWGCPYVQRDGQRNPEVDTGTDRQDVEKVFDSTYDLSLAWYYTGKKKYAEKAASVLRTWFLDPGTRMNPNLNHGQFIPCKYDGRAIGIIDFSQSYTSVLDAIAILNTGAPGWSRTDRSEMLAWNTDFRDWLADGAFGKEEGAAKNNHGTFYDMLLAGLAYATGDRDLARRTVLDARAKRIDPQIAADGSQPQELARTRSWHYSTFDLVAYTRLAAIGRHVGVNLWSYEGPEGQSLFKAVDYLLPAATGAQSWPYPELEFYRLAASDVVHAAADAGDKAARAAVPKLETPPGGDLWALRPAAEQLDSIAG; encoded by the coding sequence ATGAGTGCAAGACCTCGACTGGGCGTGGTGCTCGCGGCCGTGGTCACCCTGGCGGCCGTCGTCGTCCCCTCCGCCGCGGCTCATGCCGCGCCGAAGGTCCCGAAGACCGCGGTCCTCGACGGCGCCCGGCTGCAGCAGACCAAGGTCCGTCTCGACCGCGGCGATCCGCAACTCAAGCGCACGCTCGGGTACTTGACGGCCCGCGCCGACAAGTGGCTGGACCAGGGCCCCTGGACGGTCGTCGACAAGCCGAGACCCGCCCCCAGTGGCGACGTCCACGACTACCTCAGCCAGGCCCCCTACTGGTGGCCCTCCCAGCCCAAGACCGCCGACAATCCCTGGGGTTGCCCCTATGTCCAGCGCGACGGCCAGCGCAATCCCGAGGTCGACACCGGCACCGACCGCCAGGACGTCGAGAAGGTCTTCGACTCCACGTACGACCTCTCGCTCGCCTGGTACTACACGGGCAAGAAGAAGTACGCCGAGAAGGCCGCGTCCGTCCTGCGCACCTGGTTCCTCGACCCCGGCACCCGGATGAACCCCAACCTGAACCACGGGCAGTTCATCCCCTGCAAGTACGACGGCCGGGCCATCGGCATCATCGACTTCTCGCAGTCCTATACGAGCGTCCTGGACGCCATAGCGATTCTGAACACGGGCGCCCCCGGCTGGTCGAGGACCGACCGCTCCGAAATGCTCGCCTGGAACACCGACTTCCGCGACTGGCTGGCCGACGGCGCCTTCGGCAAGGAGGAGGGCGCCGCCAAGAACAACCACGGCACCTTCTACGACATGCTGCTCGCCGGCCTGGCGTACGCGACCGGTGACAGGGATCTCGCACGGCGGACCGTCCTCGACGCGCGCGCCAAGCGGATCGACCCGCAGATCGCCGCCGACGGCAGTCAGCCCCAGGAGCTGGCGCGCACCCGCAGCTGGCACTACTCGACCTTCGACCTGGTCGCCTACACCCGGCTCGCGGCCATCGGACGGCACGTCGGTGTGAATCTGTGGTCCTACGAAGGTCCGGAAGGCCAGAGCCTGTTCAAGGCGGTCGACTATCTGCTGCCCGCCGCGACCGGGGCCCAGTCGTGGCCGTATCCGGAGCTGGAGTTCTACCGGCTCGCGGCCAGCGATGTCGTGCACGCGGCGGCCGACGCCGGTGACAAGGCGGCGCGGGCCGCTGTTCCGAAGCTGGAAACGCCCCCCGGCGGCGACCTGTGGGCGCTGCGGCCGGCCGCGGAGCAGTTGGACTCGATAGCGGGCTGA
- a CDS encoding riboflavin synthase has protein sequence MFTGIVEELGEITAVENLGDASRFRLRGPVVTEGAQHGDSIAVNGVCLTVVEHEGDEFTADVMAETLDRSSLGALAVGSRVNLERPTAVGARLGGHIVQGHVDGTGAVISRTPSENWEIVKVSLPADLSRYVVEKGSITVDGISLTVVEAGSDYFTVSLIPTTLALTTLGLKQPGDPVNLEVDIIAKYVERLLGTKEAAR, from the coding sequence GTGTTCACCGGAATCGTCGAAGAGCTGGGTGAGATCACCGCCGTCGAGAACCTCGGCGACGCCTCACGCTTCCGACTTCGTGGCCCTGTAGTCACCGAAGGTGCGCAGCACGGCGACTCCATTGCCGTGAACGGAGTCTGTCTCACGGTCGTCGAGCACGAGGGCGACGAGTTCACCGCCGACGTCATGGCGGAAACCCTCGACCGCTCCAGCCTCGGCGCCCTGGCCGTTGGCTCCCGCGTCAACCTGGAGCGCCCCACCGCGGTGGGCGCACGTCTCGGCGGGCACATCGTGCAGGGTCATGTCGACGGCACGGGCGCGGTCATCTCGCGCACCCCGTCCGAGAACTGGGAGATCGTGAAGGTCTCCCTCCCGGCGGACCTCTCCCGGTACGTGGTCGAGAAGGGCTCCATCACCGTCGACGGCATCAGCCTGACCGTCGTCGAGGCGGGCTCCGACTACTTCACCGTCAGCCTCATCCCCACCACCCTCGCGCTGACCACGCTCGGCCTCAAGCAGCCCGGCGACCCGGTCAACCTCGAGGTCGACATCATCGCCAAGTACGTCGAGCGCCTCCTCGGCACCAAGGAGGCGGCGCGGTGA
- a CDS encoding MFS transporter — protein MSEVVYDMRELKRARYAVAAVFAVHGAVTGSFATRVPWIQDHAGLSTGQLGFALAFTALGASVSMPLAGRISHRFGSRAALRGLMALWTLALILPSQAPNLLGLCLAMFTFGATAGMADVAMNALGVEIERGLDKSIMSSLHGMWSAGALIGSAGGTLAAHLGSDARVHHALAAATLTVLGVVACRWVLDLQPTEDEEAPPRFALPPRSALLIGAVGFCAVFAEGASLDWSAVYLQDELGSSAGLAAASTTGFMLTMAVARLVGDAVVNRFGAVRTVRAGGVLAVLGGLLIVVADHPAVAMSGFALLGLGIAVVVPLCFAAAGRSGPNPSQAIAGVATITYTSGLVAPSVIGSLAQATSLMVSFGLVTVLAAGLAAFAGVLRAGDRDRPKVVSPPSAAVPDPRP, from the coding sequence ATGAGTGAAGTGGTCTACGACATGCGCGAGTTGAAGCGCGCACGGTACGCCGTGGCCGCCGTGTTCGCGGTGCACGGCGCGGTCACCGGGTCCTTCGCGACCCGCGTGCCGTGGATCCAGGACCATGCGGGGCTCAGCACCGGCCAGCTGGGGTTCGCGCTCGCCTTCACGGCGCTCGGCGCGTCCGTCTCGATGCCGCTGGCCGGCCGGATCAGCCACCGCTTCGGTTCCCGCGCTGCCCTGCGCGGCCTGATGGCACTGTGGACGCTTGCCCTGATTCTCCCGTCGCAGGCGCCGAACCTGCTCGGTCTGTGCCTGGCGATGTTCACCTTCGGCGCCACGGCCGGCATGGCCGATGTCGCCATGAACGCGCTGGGCGTCGAAATCGAGCGCGGGCTCGACAAGTCGATCATGTCCAGCCTGCACGGCATGTGGAGCGCGGGCGCCCTGATCGGCTCGGCGGGCGGCACACTCGCCGCCCACCTGGGCTCGGACGCGCGCGTGCACCACGCGCTGGCGGCGGCGACCCTCACCGTCCTCGGAGTGGTGGCCTGCCGCTGGGTGCTCGACCTGCAGCCCACCGAGGACGAGGAGGCACCGCCCCGGTTCGCGCTGCCGCCGCGGTCGGCGCTGCTGATCGGCGCGGTCGGGTTCTGCGCGGTCTTCGCCGAGGGCGCGAGCCTGGACTGGTCGGCGGTCTATCTGCAGGACGAACTGGGCAGCTCGGCCGGTCTGGCGGCGGCGTCGACGACCGGCTTCATGCTGACCATGGCGGTGGCCCGGCTCGTGGGAGACGCGGTGGTGAACCGCTTCGGCGCGGTACGCACCGTACGGGCGGGCGGCGTCCTGGCCGTACTGGGCGGGCTGCTGATCGTCGTCGCGGATCACCCGGCGGTCGCGATGAGCGGGTTCGCGCTCCTCGGCCTCGGCATCGCGGTCGTGGTCCCGCTCTGCTTCGCGGCGGCGGGCCGCAGCGGCCCCAACCCCAGCCAGGCCATCGCGGGCGTCGCCACCATCACGTACACCTCGGGTCTGGTCGCGCCGAGCGTGATCGGCTCGCTGGCGCAGGCGACGAGCCTGATGGTGTCGTTCGGTCTGGTGACGGTACTGGCCGCCGGGCTCGCCGCCTTCGCGGGTGTGCTGCGCGCCGGCGACCGGGACCGGCCGAAGGTGGTCAGCCCGCCGAGCGCAGCAGTTCCCGACCCACGGCCCTGA
- a CDS encoding bifunctional 3,4-dihydroxy-2-butanone-4-phosphate synthase/GTP cyclohydrolase II, producing the protein MTTAPVWYSTGHDQDASDFALDPVEKAIADIAAGRPVVVVDDEDRENEGDLVIAAEKATPEIVAFMMSECRGLICAPMEGEELDRLRLPQMVDDNTESMKTAFTVSVDASAAHGVTTGISASDRATTLQLLADGSARADDFVRPGHIFPLRARPGGVLVRNGHTEAAVDLARLAGLRPAGAIVEIAGEDGRMLRLPELIPFARKHGLTIISIEDLIAYRRTAEPTVRREAKTQLPTSFGEFTAYGYRSTADGVEHVALVHGEIGDGEDVLVRVHSECLTGDVFHSLRCDCGPQLQTSMERIQAEGRGIVVYLRGHEGRGIGLLSKLRAYELQERGRDTLDANLELGLPADARDYGASAQILDDLGVASVRLMTNNPDKTDALVRHGLKVTSREPMPVQAGEHNLRYLRTKRDRMGHDLPWLDTTTVSACGNQ; encoded by the coding sequence ATGACTACAGCGCCGGTTTGGTACAGCACGGGCCACGATCAAGACGCCTCGGATTTCGCGCTCGATCCGGTCGAGAAGGCCATCGCGGACATCGCCGCGGGCCGCCCGGTCGTGGTCGTCGACGACGAGGACCGGGAGAACGAGGGCGACCTCGTCATCGCCGCCGAGAAGGCGACCCCCGAGATCGTCGCCTTCATGATGAGCGAGTGCCGCGGACTGATCTGCGCCCCCATGGAGGGCGAGGAACTGGATCGGCTCCGGCTCCCGCAGATGGTCGACGACAACACCGAGTCGATGAAGACCGCGTTCACCGTGTCCGTGGACGCGTCGGCCGCTCACGGTGTGACCACCGGCATCTCGGCATCCGACCGTGCCACCACGCTGCAGCTCCTCGCGGACGGCAGCGCCCGGGCGGACGACTTCGTCCGCCCCGGCCACATCTTCCCGCTGCGGGCCAGGCCCGGCGGCGTCCTGGTCCGCAACGGCCACACCGAGGCCGCAGTCGACCTGGCCCGCCTCGCCGGCCTCCGCCCGGCCGGCGCGATCGTCGAGATCGCGGGGGAGGACGGCCGCATGCTCCGCCTCCCCGAGCTGATCCCCTTCGCCCGCAAGCACGGCCTGACGATCATCTCCATCGAGGACCTGATCGCCTACCGCCGCACCGCCGAGCCCACGGTCCGCCGCGAGGCCAAGACACAACTGCCCACCTCCTTCGGCGAGTTCACGGCGTACGGCTACCGCTCCACCGCCGACGGAGTCGAGCACGTCGCCCTGGTCCACGGCGAGATCGGCGACGGCGAGGACGTCCTCGTCCGCGTCCACTCCGAGTGCCTCACCGGCGACGTCTTCCACTCGCTGCGCTGCGACTGCGGCCCCCAGCTCCAGACCTCCATGGAGCGCATCCAGGCCGAGGGCCGGGGCATCGTGGTCTACCTCCGCGGTCATGAGGGGCGCGGCATCGGTCTGCTGTCCAAGCTGCGCGCGTACGAGCTTCAGGAGCGCGGCCGGGACACCCTCGACGCCAACCTGGAGCTGGGCCTGCCCGCGGATGCCCGGGACTACGGCGCGAGCGCGCAGATCCTCGACGATCTCGGGGTGGCGAGCGTCCGCCTGATGACCAACAACCCCGACAAGACCGACGCGCTCGTCCGGCACGGCCTCAAGGTCACGAGCCGGGAGCCGATGCCCGTACAGGCGGGCGAGCACAACCTCCGCTACCTGCGCACCAAGCGGGACCGGATGGGACACGACCTGCCCTGGCTCGACACGACCACCGTGTCGGCCTGCGGCAACCAGTAA
- a CDS encoding glycoside hydrolase family 6 protein: MVAAASVVVAVGSVTGMMSALGDGRPSDDAKPLVTRAPSLLPLPAVPTPSPTPTSASPAPSKSAASAKPKPSPKPSATKKRTETLAASAGLYRHPESQVLDWVADHPGDSRRSVIESRIADRPAAVWFADFTPSTITARVRAVTSGGAAQGRVPVVVAYAIPGRDCGGASEGGAPDLDAYDGWIDKFAAGLGSSEVIVILEPDSLAQASCLSAGQRADRSASLARAGRVLKAANPRARVYYDAGHSDWNPAATQAALLKKAGAASAASSDGIFTNVSNFHRTSAEIAYAREVLSALGGPASLGAVIDTSRNGNGAPADGEWCDPSGRRIGQAPTLNTGEARIDAYLWVKLPGESDGCKGTPGTFSPSYAYDLAT, translated from the coding sequence ATGGTGGCGGCGGCCTCGGTCGTGGTCGCGGTCGGCAGCGTCACAGGGATGATGTCCGCGCTCGGCGACGGGCGCCCCTCCGACGACGCCAAACCCCTGGTGACCCGCGCTCCCAGTCTCCTGCCGCTGCCCGCCGTACCGACTCCGTCACCCACCCCAACCTCGGCCTCACCGGCCCCGTCGAAGTCCGCCGCCTCGGCGAAACCGAAACCGAGCCCGAAGCCGTCCGCAACCAAGAAGAGGACGGAGACCCTGGCCGCCTCCGCCGGGCTCTACCGCCACCCTGAGTCCCAGGTCCTCGACTGGGTCGCGGACCATCCCGGCGACTCCCGGCGCTCGGTCATCGAGTCCCGGATAGCCGACCGCCCGGCCGCGGTCTGGTTCGCCGACTTCACGCCGTCCACCATCACCGCGCGGGTCAGGGCGGTCACCTCGGGCGGCGCCGCGCAGGGCCGGGTCCCGGTCGTCGTGGCGTACGCGATCCCGGGGCGCGACTGCGGCGGCGCGTCGGAGGGCGGGGCCCCCGACCTCGACGCGTACGACGGCTGGATCGACAAGTTCGCTGCGGGGCTCGGCTCCAGCGAGGTCATCGTCATCCTGGAGCCCGACTCACTCGCCCAGGCGAGCTGCCTCTCCGCCGGCCAACGCGCCGACCGCTCCGCCTCCTTGGCCCGCGCCGGCCGCGTCCTCAAGGCCGCGAACCCCCGGGCCCGCGTCTACTACGACGCCGGCCACTCCGACTGGAACCCGGCCGCCACCCAGGCCGCGCTCCTCAAAAAGGCGGGCGCCGCCTCGGCCGCCTCCTCCGACGGCATCTTCACCAACGTCTCCAATTTCCACCGTACGAGCGCGGAGATCGCGTACGCCCGGGAGGTGTTGTCCGCTCTCGGCGGCCCGGCGAGTCTGGGCGCCGTCATCGACACCAGCCGGAACGGCAACGGCGCCCCGGCCGACGGAGAATGGTGCGATCCGTCGGGCCGGAGGATCGGACAGGCGCCGACCCTGAACACCGGAGAGGCCCGGATCGACGCCTACCTGTGGGTGAAGTTGCCGGGCGAGTCGGACGGCTGCAAGGGCACGCCGGGGACCTTCTCGCCCTCGTACGCCTACGACTTGGCGACCTGA